A genomic window from Arthrobacter globiformis includes:
- the hrcA gene encoding heat-inducible transcriptional repressor HrcA produces MSEPRKLEVLRAIVEDYVHSREPVGSKALVERHHLGVSSATIRNDMAALEDEGLITAPHTSAGRIPTDKGYRLFVDQISAVKPLSPAEKRAIQTLLEGSEDLDDVLDRTARLLSQLTNQVAVVQYPHLSRAVVRHIEFVLLAPRKVLIVLIADSGKVDQRVVDAGQDLSDDTLAALRTRFLTGLAGTPVAILPQHLAAVVAGCTPAERPVAMALAKGLEGLAHNSREDRMVLAGTANLARSNVDFPLSIGPVLEALEEQVVMLRLLSDMAQDPRGVAVSIGRENPYDGLAEASVVATGYGPDASAKVGILGPTRMDYPTTMAAVRAVARYLSRILGP; encoded by the coding sequence GTGAGCGAACCACGGAAGCTAGAGGTGCTGCGCGCCATCGTGGAGGACTATGTCCATTCCCGCGAACCTGTCGGCTCCAAGGCCCTGGTGGAACGGCACCACCTGGGCGTTTCCAGTGCCACCATCCGCAACGACATGGCGGCACTGGAGGACGAGGGCCTGATCACGGCCCCGCACACCAGCGCAGGCAGGATTCCCACGGACAAGGGTTACCGCCTGTTCGTCGACCAGATCTCGGCGGTCAAGCCGCTCTCACCGGCGGAGAAGCGCGCCATCCAGACCCTGCTTGAGGGGTCGGAGGACCTTGACGACGTCCTGGACCGGACGGCCCGGCTGCTGTCCCAGCTGACCAACCAGGTCGCCGTCGTCCAATACCCGCACCTGAGCCGCGCCGTGGTCCGGCACATTGAATTCGTGCTGCTGGCGCCGCGGAAGGTGCTGATCGTGCTGATCGCCGATTCCGGCAAGGTGGACCAGCGCGTCGTCGACGCCGGACAGGACCTGTCCGACGACACACTCGCCGCCCTGCGCACCCGGTTCCTGACCGGTCTGGCCGGCACACCGGTGGCCATCCTGCCCCAGCACCTGGCCGCCGTCGTGGCTGGCTGCACGCCGGCCGAGCGCCCCGTTGCCATGGCCCTCGCCAAGGGACTGGAGGGCCTCGCCCATAACAGCCGGGAGGACCGGATGGTCCTGGCCGGAACGGCGAACCTGGCGCGGTCCAACGTGGACTTCCCGCTCAGCATCGGACCCGTGCTGGAAGCCCTCGAGGAGCAGGTTGTGATGCTGCGGCTCCTGAGCGACATGGCGCAGGACCCCAGGGGCGTAGCCGTCAGCATCGGCCGCGAAAACCCCTACGACGGGCTGGCCGAGGCATCGGTGGTGGCCACCGGCTACGGCCCTGACGCCAGCGCCAAGGTGGGCATCCTTGGCCCCACCCGGATGGACTATCCCACCACCATGGCCGCCGTGCGCGCGGTGGCCCGCTACCTTTCGAGGATTCTGGGCCCGTGA
- a CDS encoding DUF3097 domain-containing protein, which translates to MQYQTWGAQEIAAPAKNSLPEVPVERGMVLEDVQSGWVGAVTRVEKSGGMHLVALEDRRGKSRSFKLGFGFLLEGQPIRLMPPAPKAKPAGQGAARTASGSVRVEGQRAQVAKASRIWVEGKHDAELVEKVWGDDLRVEGIVVEPLHGIDDLAAAVASFRPGPGRRLGVLVDHLVPDSKESRIADAVMASPGAAGNVLIVGHPYVDVWQAIRPSVLGIPQWPVVPRGTDWKTGILTAFGWPHETKEDIGLGWQKLLGAVRTYADLEPALLGRVEEVIDFLTVP; encoded by the coding sequence ATGCAGTACCAGACCTGGGGCGCGCAGGAGATCGCAGCGCCCGCCAAGAACAGCCTGCCCGAGGTGCCGGTGGAGCGCGGCATGGTGCTCGAGGATGTCCAGTCCGGCTGGGTGGGCGCAGTGACCCGGGTGGAGAAGTCCGGCGGCATGCACCTGGTGGCGCTCGAAGACCGCCGCGGAAAGTCACGGTCCTTCAAGCTGGGCTTCGGATTCCTCCTGGAGGGGCAGCCGATCCGCCTGATGCCCCCGGCCCCCAAGGCAAAGCCCGCAGGGCAGGGCGCCGCACGGACGGCGTCGGGTTCGGTCCGGGTGGAAGGGCAGCGCGCGCAGGTCGCCAAAGCGAGCCGGATCTGGGTTGAAGGCAAGCATGATGCCGAACTCGTGGAAAAAGTCTGGGGCGACGACCTCCGGGTGGAGGGCATCGTCGTCGAGCCCCTCCATGGCATCGACGACCTGGCGGCCGCAGTTGCCTCCTTCCGCCCCGGTCCCGGCCGCCGGCTGGGCGTTCTGGTGGACCACCTGGTCCCGGATTCCAAGGAGTCCAGGATCGCCGACGCTGTGATGGCGTCCCCGGGCGCCGCCGGGAACGTGCTGATCGTGGGCCACCCCTACGTCGACGTCTGGCAGGCGATCCGGCCATCGGTACTTGGCATTCCGCAGTGGCCGGTGGTGCCGCGCGGCACAGACTGGAAAACCGGTATCCTCACCGCCTTCGGCTGGCCGCACGAGACCAAGGAAGACATTGGCCTGGGCTGGCAGAAACTCCTCGGCGCCGTGCGCACCTACGCCGACCTCGAGCCTGCCCTGCTGGGCCGGGTGGAAGAAGTCATCGATTTCCTCACGGTTCCATAG
- a CDS encoding DUF4870 domain-containing protein: MADDARDRRDTQSGQDLPQYHGVPANALPLTASEDRQWATLAHFGGILGCVPALLIYLIFRDRGPFTAQESKEALNFTLPPTIAAFVANLLVLLPVVGNLFAVVATLIWIALTCFAVSAGVHVNKGQPHRYQYNLRWIK, translated from the coding sequence GTGGCAGACGACGCTCGCGACCGCAGGGACACACAGTCCGGCCAGGACCTGCCCCAGTACCATGGGGTTCCGGCCAACGCGCTTCCGCTGACCGCCAGCGAGGACCGGCAGTGGGCCACCCTGGCGCACTTCGGCGGCATCCTCGGCTGTGTTCCGGCGCTGCTGATTTACCTCATCTTCCGCGACCGCGGCCCATTCACCGCACAGGAGTCCAAGGAAGCCCTCAACTTCACCCTGCCGCCGACGATTGCGGCCTTCGTGGCCAACCTGCTGGTGCTGCTTCCCGTCGTCGGCAATCTGTTCGCCGTCGTGGCCACGCTCATCTGGATTGCGCTGACCTGCTTCGCGGTGTCCGCGGGCGTCCACGTCAACAAGGGCCAGCCGCACCGGTACCAGTACAACCTCCGCTGGATTAAGTAG
- the hemW gene encoding radical SAM family heme chaperone HemW produces MPSVLPLGDPAPSDGLLPAQAASGAAHRAFGLYVHIPFCAVRCGYCDFNTYTATELGGGASQDAYASTAISEVDFAARVLAESGLPARKLSTVFFGGGTPTLLPAEDLARILRAAIDTWGIEPGAEVTTEANPDSVTPESLQLLADAGFTRVSFGMQSAVPHVLKVLDRTHTPSRVPLVVQWARDAGLAVSLDLIYGTPGESLEDWRFSLETALSYRPDHISAYALIVEDGTKLAAQIRRGEVPGIDDDDHADKYELADRMISDAGLRWYEVSNWSATPEQACRHNLAYWRGDDWWGIGPGAHSHVGGVRWWNVKHPTAYAGRLGSGASPAAGRETLDAETRSVEKVMLEARLSSGLETAALSPSGRKAVAGLIADGLVVPEEAFRGRLVLTLKGRLLADAVVRRILPD; encoded by the coding sequence ATGCCTAGCGTTCTTCCCCTGGGTGACCCCGCGCCGTCGGATGGCCTCCTGCCGGCGCAGGCGGCCAGCGGTGCAGCCCACCGGGCCTTCGGGCTCTACGTGCACATCCCGTTTTGCGCGGTGCGCTGCGGCTACTGCGACTTCAACACCTACACAGCAACCGAGCTTGGCGGCGGCGCATCCCAGGACGCCTACGCCTCTACCGCCATCTCGGAGGTGGACTTTGCCGCTCGGGTCCTTGCGGAGTCGGGCCTGCCTGCCCGCAAGCTGAGCACCGTCTTCTTCGGCGGCGGCACGCCCACGCTTCTGCCGGCCGAGGACCTGGCGCGAATCCTCCGGGCCGCCATCGACACCTGGGGGATCGAACCCGGTGCCGAGGTGACCACGGAAGCCAACCCGGATTCCGTCACGCCGGAGTCTTTGCAGCTGCTCGCGGACGCGGGCTTCACACGCGTCTCCTTCGGCATGCAGTCGGCCGTGCCGCACGTGCTGAAGGTCCTCGACCGCACCCACACTCCGAGCCGTGTCCCGCTCGTGGTGCAGTGGGCGCGCGACGCCGGACTCGCCGTCAGCCTGGACCTCATCTACGGCACCCCCGGCGAGTCACTGGAGGACTGGCGCTTTTCGCTGGAAACCGCACTCTCGTACCGGCCGGACCACATCAGCGCCTACGCGCTGATTGTGGAGGACGGCACCAAGCTCGCCGCCCAGATCCGCCGTGGCGAAGTTCCGGGAATCGACGACGACGACCACGCCGATAAATATGAACTCGCCGACCGGATGATTTCCGACGCCGGCCTGCGCTGGTACGAGGTCAGCAACTGGTCCGCGACGCCGGAGCAGGCGTGCCGTCACAACCTCGCCTACTGGCGCGGGGACGACTGGTGGGGCATCGGACCCGGCGCGCACTCGCATGTGGGCGGGGTGCGCTGGTGGAACGTCAAGCACCCCACCGCGTATGCCGGCCGGCTTGGCTCAGGCGCTTCACCGGCGGCAGGCCGGGAGACCCTTGACGCGGAAACCCGGAGCGTCGAAAAGGTCATGCTGGAAGCCCGGCTTTCTTCCGGGCTGGAAACCGCTGCGCTCTCGCCCTCAGGCCGGAAGGCCGTGGCCGGGCTGATCGCCGACGGCCTCGTGGTGCCCGAGGAGGCCTTCCGGGGCCGCCTGGTTCTTACGCTGAAGGGCCGCCTGCTGGCGGACGCCGTGGTCCGCAGGATCCTGCCCGACTAG
- the lepA gene encoding translation elongation factor 4: MSPMARTAPVPAATDPAIIRNFCIIAHIDHGKSTLADRMLQFTGVVQSRDMKAQYLDRMDIERERGITIKSQAVRMPWELDGKSYALNMIDTPGHVDFTYEVSRSLAACEGAVLLVDAAQGIEAQTLANLYLAMENDLTIIPVLNKIDLPAAQPEKYAAELASLIGGDPEDVLLVSGKTGVGVEALLDKIVRDLPAPVGDPEAPARAMIFDSVYDTYRGVVTYVRVVDGMLHPRERIQMMSTKASHELLEIGVSSPEPIPSKGLGVGEVGYLITGVKDVRQSKVGDTVTNLAKPAAESLSGYADPKPMVFSGLYPLDGTDYPVLRDALDKLKLNDAALIYEPETSAALGFGFRVGFLGLLHLEIVRERLEREFNLDLISTAPNVVYEVTLEDKNVVTVTNPSEFPSGKINEVREPMVAATILAPNEFVGAIMELCQGRRGVMRGMDYLSEDRVELRYWMPLAEIVFDFFDLLKSKTRGYASLDWKADGEQVADLVKVDILLQGEQVDAFSAITHKDKAYAYGVMMTGKLRELIPRQQFEVPIQAAIGSRIIARESIRAIRKDVLAKCYGGDISRKRKLLEKQKEGKKRMKMVGRVEVPQEAFIAALTTDESKDKAKK; encoded by the coding sequence GTGTCTCCCATGGCCCGCACCGCCCCGGTGCCCGCCGCGACAGATCCGGCCATTATTCGGAATTTCTGCATCATCGCGCACATTGACCACGGTAAGTCCACCCTGGCCGACCGCATGCTGCAGTTCACCGGCGTCGTGCAGTCCCGCGACATGAAGGCCCAGTATCTGGACCGCATGGATATCGAGCGGGAGCGCGGCATCACCATCAAGTCCCAGGCTGTCCGTATGCCCTGGGAGCTCGATGGCAAGAGCTACGCCCTGAACATGATCGACACGCCGGGCCACGTGGACTTCACCTACGAGGTGTCCCGTTCCCTCGCCGCCTGCGAGGGTGCCGTTCTGTTGGTGGACGCAGCGCAGGGCATCGAGGCCCAGACGCTCGCCAACCTCTACCTGGCCATGGAAAACGACCTCACCATCATTCCGGTCCTGAACAAGATCGACCTGCCGGCCGCCCAGCCGGAGAAGTACGCCGCCGAGCTGGCCAGCCTGATCGGCGGCGATCCCGAAGACGTGCTGCTGGTCTCCGGCAAGACCGGCGTGGGTGTCGAGGCACTGCTGGACAAGATCGTGCGCGACCTGCCCGCGCCGGTCGGCGACCCCGAGGCGCCTGCCCGGGCCATGATCTTCGACTCCGTCTACGACACGTACCGCGGCGTGGTCACCTATGTCCGCGTGGTGGACGGCATGCTGCACCCGCGTGAGCGGATCCAGATGATGTCCACCAAGGCCAGCCACGAACTCCTGGAAATCGGTGTCAGCTCCCCGGAGCCCATCCCGTCTAAGGGCCTGGGCGTCGGCGAGGTGGGGTATCTCATCACCGGCGTGAAGGATGTCCGCCAGTCGAAGGTGGGCGACACCGTCACCAACCTCGCCAAGCCGGCCGCGGAATCGCTGAGCGGCTATGCGGATCCCAAGCCGATGGTGTTCTCAGGCCTCTACCCGCTGGACGGCACCGACTACCCGGTGCTCCGCGACGCGCTGGACAAGCTCAAGCTGAACGACGCCGCCCTGATCTACGAACCGGAAACCTCCGCAGCACTCGGCTTCGGCTTCCGCGTGGGCTTCCTCGGCCTGCTGCACCTGGAGATCGTCCGTGAGCGCCTCGAACGCGAATTCAACCTGGACCTGATCTCCACGGCCCCGAACGTGGTCTACGAGGTCACGCTCGAGGACAAGAACGTGGTCACTGTGACCAACCCCAGCGAATTCCCCTCCGGGAAGATCAACGAGGTCCGCGAACCCATGGTGGCCGCGACAATCCTCGCGCCCAACGAGTTCGTCGGTGCCATCATGGAGCTCTGCCAGGGCCGCCGCGGCGTCATGCGCGGCATGGACTACCTGTCCGAGGACCGGGTTGAGCTGCGGTACTGGATGCCGTTGGCCGAAATTGTTTTCGACTTCTTCGACCTGCTCAAGTCCAAGACGCGCGGCTACGCCTCGCTGGACTGGAAGGCCGACGGCGAACAGGTCGCCGACCTTGTCAAGGTGGACATCCTGCTCCAGGGCGAACAGGTGGACGCCTTCAGCGCCATCACCCACAAGGACAAGGCCTATGCCTACGGCGTGATGATGACCGGCAAGCTGCGCGAACTCATCCCGCGCCAGCAGTTCGAGGTGCCCATCCAGGCGGCCATCGGGTCCCGGATCATCGCCCGCGAGTCCATCCGCGCCATCCGCAAGGACGTTCTGGCCAAGTGCTACGGCGGTGACATCTCCCGTAAGCGCAAACTGCTGGAAAAGCAGAAGGAAGGCAAGAAGCGCATGAAGATGGTGGGGCGCGTGGAAGTGCCGCAGGAAGCCTTCATCGCCGCCCTGACCACCGACGAATCCAAGGACAAGGCCAAGAAGTAG
- a CDS encoding type II toxin-antitoxin system PemK/MazF family toxin — protein MALNFSSIGGAVRASLRFLGVLRKPADPTPAPATRAPARGRSGNAPRLRAGVTGTYPGDFTGTAALRYSPSPDGHPDPGEIVWTWVPFEEDHSQGKDRPVLLVGSHGRYLLGLMLTSRDHDGHPRARRDYVDIGTGPWDRQGRPSEAKLDRVLQIHPADIRREGSVLERKKFRLVADELRLLHGWK, from the coding sequence ATGGCATTGAACTTCTCCTCCATCGGCGGCGCCGTCCGAGCATCGCTCCGCTTCCTCGGCGTGCTGAGGAAACCGGCGGACCCAACTCCGGCACCCGCCACTCGGGCGCCCGCCCGGGGCAGGTCCGGAAACGCACCCCGGCTCCGGGCCGGCGTAACGGGGACCTACCCGGGCGACTTCACCGGCACGGCGGCGCTGCGGTACTCCCCTTCCCCGGACGGTCACCCGGACCCCGGCGAGATCGTGTGGACCTGGGTTCCCTTCGAAGAAGACCATTCACAGGGCAAGGACCGGCCGGTCCTCCTCGTTGGCAGCCATGGGCGGTACCTGCTGGGTCTGATGCTGACCAGCAGGGACCATGACGGCCACCCGCGTGCCCGCCGCGATTACGTGGATATCGGCACGGGCCCCTGGGACAGGCAGGGTCGCCCCAGCGAAGCCAAGCTGGACCGCGTCCTGCAGATCCATCCGGCCGACATACGGCGCGAGGGCTCGGTTCTGGAGCGGAAGAAGTTCAGGCTGGTGGCGGACGAGTTACGGCTGCTGCACGGCTGGAAATGA
- the rpsT gene encoding 30S ribosomal protein S20, with amino-acid sequence MANIKSQKKRILTNEKARLRNNAVKSELKTAIRAVNTAVESSDKEAATTALVSASRKLDKAVSKGVLHKNNAANRKSAISKKVNAL; translated from the coding sequence GTGGCAAATATCAAGTCCCAGAAGAAGCGCATCCTGACCAACGAGAAGGCTCGCCTGCGCAACAATGCAGTCAAGTCCGAGCTGAAGACGGCCATCCGCGCCGTCAACACCGCCGTTGAGTCCTCCGACAAGGAAGCTGCTACTACTGCGCTCGTTTCTGCCAGCCGTAAGCTGGACAAGGCTGTCAGCAAGGGTGTTCTGCACAAGAACAACGCTGCAAACCGCAAGTCGGCGATCTCCAAGAAGGTCAACGCACTCTAA
- the holA gene encoding DNA polymerase III subunit delta → MAAAQQRPKTPAANSASWRDVTPAAVVLITGPEEYLGIRAMDRIRTQVRAAAPDVEVTRLSAGAYEPGALAMNVSPSLFGESKLIEVDGLEAMNDAFLADALTYLKHVEQDAVLVLRHGGGTRGKKLLDAVKAGGWPTVDCQPLKKDAEKTAFVTAEFKAAGRRITPEAVQSLVNAVGANLSELAAACSQLIADASTAVDADMVDRYYGGRVEATAFKVADAAMAGNGPVALSTLRHALATGADPVPLVAALAAKLRTVAKVAGAKGSAAHIAKQLGMQPWLVEQAQRDVRRWTPEGLARSIQVTAEADAQVKGLSRDPVYAVEHAVTVIAAAARGR, encoded by the coding sequence GTGGCCGCTGCCCAGCAACGACCGAAGACGCCGGCAGCCAATTCGGCGTCCTGGCGGGACGTAACCCCTGCGGCAGTCGTCCTGATCACGGGTCCCGAGGAGTACCTCGGCATCCGGGCGATGGACCGTATCCGGACACAGGTACGGGCGGCCGCGCCGGACGTGGAAGTTACCAGGCTCAGCGCCGGAGCGTACGAGCCCGGGGCGCTGGCCATGAATGTCAGCCCGTCACTGTTCGGCGAGAGCAAGCTGATCGAGGTGGACGGCCTCGAAGCGATGAACGACGCCTTCTTGGCAGACGCACTGACCTATCTCAAGCACGTGGAACAGGACGCTGTCCTCGTGCTCCGGCACGGCGGCGGAACCCGCGGCAAGAAGCTGCTCGACGCCGTAAAGGCCGGGGGATGGCCGACCGTCGACTGCCAGCCGCTGAAAAAAGATGCGGAAAAGACAGCCTTTGTCACCGCGGAGTTCAAGGCCGCCGGCAGGCGGATCACTCCGGAAGCAGTGCAGTCCCTGGTCAACGCGGTCGGCGCCAACCTGTCCGAGCTGGCGGCGGCGTGCAGCCAGCTCATTGCCGACGCCTCCACGGCCGTTGACGCTGACATGGTCGACCGCTACTACGGCGGCAGGGTCGAAGCAACGGCCTTCAAGGTGGCAGACGCCGCGATGGCAGGCAACGGTCCGGTGGCCCTGTCCACACTCCGTCACGCTCTGGCCACGGGCGCCGACCCGGTGCCGCTGGTCGCGGCCCTGGCGGCGAAGCTGCGGACAGTCGCCAAGGTCGCCGGCGCCAAGGGCTCGGCGGCGCACATCGCCAAGCAGTTGGGCATGCAGCCGTGGCTGGTGGAGCAGGCGCAGCGGGACGTTCGGAGGTGGACGCCGGAGGGCCTTGCGCGATCTATCCAGGTCACCGCCGAAGCCGACGCGCAGGTCAAGGGACTATCGCGTGATCCTGTCTACGCCGTGGAACACGCCGTGACCGTGATAGCCGCTGCTGCCCGCGGCCGCTAG
- a CDS encoding ComEC/Rec2 family competence protein, whose protein sequence is MDGRNGRAPSRWHRYVEAAVDCPRAGSTPGEPSPGDSASADYWPSQPTSRSGPARALGQKIRADVRRRLLPDERDAAATESTRRRTDLRLAPAALLVWTATVAAPWLTPATLLLAWGGLAMCAGALLAIVLRRKKAAGHWRHSFLTTLTAALMLAAASTAHSAVSSAQRHDEQVAGLVEGRASVVAEAEIGAAPRALKTPGPSGRAERWAVAAVALSLTSGGQVTHARLPVVIIGGQEWQGAGTGQVLRVTGKLRPPDAGRVEAAILSASSPPVRVAAAQDWQQAPAALGKRFASDAAWLAPDARGLLPGMVTGDTGGLSEELETAMKTVGLTHLTAVSGANCSLILGALLLAARSLRLARRPAAAVALSGLGLFVLMVGPDASVLRASLMGAVAVASLAGGRAGRGLSFLCLAVIALLLVEPELGVSFGFLLSVLATLGIIVLGRCVMGWFPASVPRWVAAAIAVPLSAQVLCGPVIVVLQPQFSTYSLLANVLVAPLVAPVTILGTAAVALLPFAPWLAAVLIGVAGFFAGGVASIARFTAGLPGAAPPWPEGVFGLLTMVLFSIVTLLAVWMAAHPAGTIKLVLAAHAGIVRLLDRLPEATLRRGGPSGHGRLRVCNLNSGRNHQWPLPSNDRRRRQPIRRPGGT, encoded by the coding sequence ATGGACGGCAGGAACGGACGCGCGCCCAGCCGGTGGCACCGCTACGTCGAGGCGGCCGTGGATTGCCCACGGGCCGGCTCCACGCCGGGCGAACCTTCCCCTGGCGATTCCGCGTCTGCTGACTATTGGCCGTCACAGCCTACGTCCCGCTCCGGTCCCGCGAGAGCACTCGGACAGAAGATCCGGGCTGACGTCCGCCGTCGTCTGCTGCCCGACGAACGGGATGCTGCCGCAACCGAATCGACCCGCCGCCGTACCGACCTTCGCCTTGCCCCGGCTGCACTACTGGTGTGGACAGCCACCGTCGCGGCGCCATGGCTGACACCAGCCACACTCCTGCTCGCGTGGGGCGGTCTCGCCATGTGCGCCGGAGCGCTGCTTGCCATCGTTTTGCGCAGGAAGAAGGCCGCAGGTCACTGGCGGCACAGCTTCCTGACCACCCTGACTGCTGCACTCATGCTTGCCGCGGCATCGACTGCCCATTCGGCAGTCTCGTCGGCCCAGCGCCACGACGAGCAGGTGGCAGGACTGGTCGAAGGGCGGGCATCGGTGGTGGCGGAAGCTGAGATCGGCGCGGCACCCCGTGCACTCAAGACGCCCGGCCCCTCCGGGCGTGCCGAACGCTGGGCAGTGGCTGCGGTGGCCCTGTCATTGACGTCGGGAGGCCAGGTAACGCATGCGCGTCTGCCGGTGGTCATCATCGGCGGGCAGGAGTGGCAGGGCGCTGGCACCGGCCAGGTGCTCCGGGTCACCGGAAAGCTCCGGCCGCCGGACGCCGGCCGGGTGGAGGCTGCGATCCTGAGCGCGTCCTCACCGCCCGTCAGGGTCGCAGCAGCGCAGGATTGGCAGCAGGCGCCTGCCGCCCTGGGCAAGCGTTTCGCGTCGGACGCCGCCTGGCTGGCCCCCGACGCCAGGGGTCTCCTCCCGGGCATGGTCACGGGCGATACCGGCGGCCTGAGCGAGGAGCTCGAGACAGCCATGAAAACCGTGGGCCTGACTCACCTGACGGCCGTCTCCGGGGCCAACTGCAGCCTCATACTCGGCGCCCTGCTGCTGGCGGCACGCTCGCTGCGCCTTGCCAGGCGTCCGGCCGCGGCCGTCGCGCTCTCCGGACTCGGCTTGTTCGTCCTCATGGTGGGTCCCGATGCCAGCGTGCTGAGGGCATCGCTGATGGGCGCGGTTGCTGTCGCGTCCCTGGCAGGCGGCCGGGCCGGCCGCGGGCTGAGTTTCCTTTGCCTGGCCGTGATTGCCCTGCTGCTCGTGGAGCCCGAACTGGGCGTCAGCTTCGGGTTCCTGCTCTCGGTCCTTGCCACGCTCGGGATCATCGTGCTGGGCCGGTGCGTCATGGGCTGGTTTCCAGCGAGCGTGCCACGCTGGGTGGCGGCAGCTATCGCCGTACCCCTGTCAGCCCAAGTCCTGTGCGGCCCCGTCATCGTGGTGCTGCAGCCACAGTTTTCGACGTATTCGCTGTTGGCCAATGTGCTTGTTGCCCCGCTCGTAGCACCCGTGACCATCCTGGGCACGGCTGCCGTGGCGTTGCTGCCCTTCGCACCCTGGCTGGCGGCGGTACTGATCGGCGTGGCCGGCTTCTTTGCCGGTGGTGTGGCATCCATCGCCCGGTTCACGGCGGGTCTTCCCGGCGCCGCGCCTCCTTGGCCGGAGGGCGTGTTCGGGTTGCTGACCATGGTGTTGTTCTCCATTGTGACCTTGCTCGCCGTATGGATGGCCGCGCATCCCGCAGGCACCATCAAACTCGTTCTCGCCGCGCACGCCGGCATTGTCCGGCTCCTGGACCGCCTGCCGGAGGCCACGTTACGCCGCGGCGGCCCGAGCGGTCATGGGAGACTTAGAGTCTGCAATCTGAACTCCGGGAGGAATCACCAGTGGCCGCTGCCCAGCAACGACCGAAGACGCCGGCAGCCAATTCGGCGTCCTGGCGGGACGTAA
- a CDS encoding ComEA family DNA-binding protein, with the protein MQRSATDGRAARRLAASLGPTAVPGLTGDEEPIRQPGGSAGLLDAGTGGGFAYGRQTGAPGSGMSRVVAEPRFRWRLGIRAAVLVGVLSLIAAALLWWQVAANGPVVLPLSSVSHGAAGKPAASTHDQESSSPDSGGTESSGPDGNGNDTDGTNTDGTSSHGTAAGNVVVHVAGAVKKAGVVRLPRGSRVHEAIAAAGGASPEADLDRLNLASLLEDGQKIYVTRRGEAAPGKAAPADKSAPAGTSGAGAAETEGTGGPAGEGSGGKINLNTATAEELAALPKVGPVLAQRIVDWRTQQGPFKSPEELDAVDGVGPKMLETLLPLVTV; encoded by the coding sequence GTGCAGCGGAGTGCCACGGATGGGCGGGCAGCCAGAAGGCTGGCCGCCTCGCTCGGGCCGACTGCCGTGCCGGGCCTTACCGGCGATGAAGAGCCCATCAGGCAGCCGGGTGGCTCCGCGGGACTGCTGGACGCGGGAACGGGCGGCGGCTTCGCCTACGGCCGGCAGACGGGTGCCCCGGGATCTGGGATGTCCCGCGTAGTGGCCGAACCGCGGTTCCGCTGGCGCCTGGGCATCCGTGCCGCGGTATTGGTGGGTGTGCTGTCGCTGATTGCCGCAGCCTTGCTCTGGTGGCAGGTGGCTGCCAACGGTCCTGTTGTCCTTCCGCTCAGTTCGGTGAGCCACGGCGCGGCGGGAAAGCCAGCCGCCAGCACTCATGACCAGGAGAGCAGTAGCCCTGATAGCGGCGGCACGGAAAGCAGTGGGCCGGACGGAAACGGGAACGACACTGACGGGACTAACACTGACGGGACGAGCAGTCATGGGACGGCGGCCGGGAACGTCGTGGTGCACGTCGCCGGTGCGGTGAAGAAGGCCGGAGTGGTCCGGCTCCCGCGGGGAAGCCGGGTACATGAGGCCATCGCTGCCGCCGGGGGAGCCAGCCCGGAGGCGGACCTCGACCGACTCAACCTCGCCTCCCTGCTGGAAGACGGCCAGAAAATTTACGTGACGCGCCGCGGCGAGGCAGCACCGGGCAAGGCAGCACCAGCTGACAAATCTGCCCCGGCCGGCACATCAGGAGCAGGCGCCGCCGAAACCGAAGGAACCGGCGGGCCTGCGGGCGAGGGCAGCGGAGGCAAGATCAACCTCAATACCGCCACTGCGGAAGAACTCGCTGCGCTGCCGAAGGTTGGCCCCGTGTTGGCCCAGCGCATCGTCGACTGGCGCACACAACAGGGCCCTTTCAAATCCCCTGAGGAACTGGACGCCGTCGACGGAGTTGGTCCCAAAATGCTGGAAACGTTGCTTCCGCTGGTGACCGTCTGA